The Pan troglodytes isolate AG18354 chromosome 1, NHGRI_mPanTro3-v2.0_pri, whole genome shotgun sequence genome includes a region encoding these proteins:
- the CRTC2 gene encoding CREB-regulated transcription coactivator 2 isoform X2 yields MATSGANGPGSATASASNPRKFSEKIALQKQRQAEETAAFEEVMMDIGSTRLQAQKLRLAYTRSSHYGGSLPNVNQIGSGLAEFQSPLHSPLDSSRSTRHHGLVERVQRDPRRMVSPLRRYPRHIDSSPYSPAYLSPPPESSWRRTSSDSALHTSVMNPSPQDTYPGPTPPSILPSRRGGILDGEMDPKVFLFQVPAIEENLLDDKHLLKPWDAKKLSSSSSRPRSCEVPGINIFPSPDQPVNVPVLPPAMNTGGSLPDLTNLHFPPPLPTPLDPEETAYPSLSGGNSTSNLTHTMTHLGISRGMGLGPGYDAPGLHSPLSHPSLQSSLSNPNLQASLSSPQPQLQGSHSHPSLPASSLARHALPTTSLGHPSLSAPALSSSSSTSSPVLGAPSYPASTPGASPHHRRVPLSPLSLLAGPADARRSQQQLPKQFSPTMSPTLSSITQGVPLDTSKLSTDQRLPPYPYSSPSLVLPTQPHTPKSLQQPGLPSQSCSVQSSGGQPPGRQSHYGTPYPPGPSGHGQQSYHRPMSDFNLGNLEQFSMESPSASLVLDPPGFSEGPGFLGGEGPMGGPQDPHTFNHQNLTHCSRHGSGPNIILTGDSSPGFSKEIAAALAGVPGFEVSAAGLELGLGLEDELRMEPLGLEGLNMLSDPCALLPDPAVEESFRSDRLQ; encoded by the exons TTACAGGCCCAAAAACTGCGACTGGCATACACAAGGAGCTCTCATTATGGTGGGTCTCTGCCCAATGTTAACCAGATTGGCTCTGGCCTGGCCGAGTTCCAG AGCCCCCTCCACTCACCTTTGGATTCATCTCGGAGCACTCGGCACCATGGGCTGGTGGAACGGGTGCAGCGAGATCCTCGAAGAATGGTGTCCCCACTTCGCCGATACCCCCGC CACATTGACAGCTCTCCCTATAGTCCTGCCTACTTATCTCCTCCCCCAGAGTCTAGCTGGCGAAG GACAAGCTCTGACTCTGCCCTTCATACAAGTGTGATGAACCCCAGTCCCCAGGATACCTACCCAGGCCCCACACCTCCCAGCATCCTGCCCAGCCGACGTGGGG GTATTCTGGATGGTGAAATGGACCCCAAAG TCTTTCTCTTTCAAGTACCTGCTATTGAGGAGAACTTGCTAGATGACAAGCATTTGCTGAAGCCATGGGATGCTAAGAAG CTATCCTCATCCTCTTCCCGACCTCGGTCCTGTGAAGTCCCTGGAATTAA CATCTTTCCATCTCCTGACCAGCCTGTCAATGTGCCTGTCCTCCCACCTGCCATGAACACGGGGGGCTCCCTACCTGACCTCACCAACCTGCACTTTCCCCCACCACTGCCCACCCCCCTGGACCCTGAAGAGACAGCCTACCCTAGCCTGAGTGGGGGCAACAGTACCTCCAATTTGACCCACACCATGACTCACCTGGGCATCAGCAGGGGCATGGGCCTGGGCCCAGGCTATGATGCACCAG GACTTCATTCACCTCTCAGCCACCCATCCCTGCAGTCCTCCCTAAGCAATCCCAACCTCCAGGCTTCCCTGAGCAGTCCTCAGCCCCAGCTTCAGGGCTCCCACAGCCACCCctctctgcctgcctcctcctTGGCCCGCCATGCACTGCCCACCACCTCCCTGGGCCACCCCTCACTCAGTGCTCcggctctctcctcctcctcctccacttcaTCTCCTGTTTTGGGCGCCCCCTCTTACCCTGCTTCTACCCCTGGGGCCTCCCCCCACCACCGCCGTGTgcccctcagccccctgagtttGCTCGCGGGCCCAGCCGACGCCAGAAGGTCCCAACAGCAGCTGCCCAAACAGTTTTCGCCAACAATGTCACCCACCTTGTCTTCCATCACTCAG GGCGTCCCCCTGGATACCAGTAAACTGTCCACTGACCAGCGGTTACCCCCATACCCATACAGCTCCCCAAGTCTGGTTCTGCCTACCCAGCCCCACACCCCAAAGTCTCTACAGCAGCCAGGGCTGCCCTCTCAGTCTTGTTCAGTGCAGTCCTCAGGTGGGCAGCCCCCAGGCAGGCAGTCTCATTATGGGACACCGTACCCACCTGGGCCCAGTGGGCATGGGCAACAGTCTTACCACCGGCCAATGAGTGACTTCAACCTGGGGAAT CTGGAGCAGTTCAGCATGGAGAGCCCATCAGCCAGCCTGGTGCTGGATCCCCCTGGCTTTTCTGAAGGGCCTGGATTTTTAGGGGGTGAGGGGCCAATGGGTGGCCCCCAGGATCCCCACACCTTCAACCACCAGAACTTGACCCACTGTTCCCGCCATGGCTCAGGGCCTAACATCATCCTCACAG GGGACTCCTCTCCAGGTTTCTCTAAGGAGATTGCAGCAGCCCTGGCCGGAGTGCCTGGCTTTGAGGTGTCAGCAGCTGGATTGGAGCTAGGGCTTGGGCTAGAAGATGAGCTGCGCATGGAGCCACTGGGCCTGGAAGGGCTAAACATGCTGAGTGACCCCTGTGCCCTGCTGCCTGATCCTGCTGTGGAGGAGTCATTCCGCAGTGACCGGCTCCAATGA
- the CRTC2 gene encoding CREB-regulated transcription coactivator 2 isoform X4, giving the protein MKSGGGRSYRPKNCDWHTQGALIMVGLCPMLTRLALAWPSSRAPSTHLWIHLGALGTMGWWNGCSEILEEWCPHFADTPATLTALPIVLPTYLLPQSLAGEGRWPGAISLQRRGSCFDYHLHLTGILDGEMDPKVFLFQVPAIEENLLDDKHLLKPWDAKKLSSSSSRPRSCEVPGINIFPSPDQPVNVPVLPPAMNTGGSLPDLTNLHFPPPLPTPLDPEETAYPSLSGGNSTSNLTHTMTHLGISRGMGLGPGYDAPGLHSPLSHPSLQSSLSNPNLQASLSSPQPQLQGSHSHPSLPASSLARHALPTTSLGHPSLSAPALSSSSSTSSPVLGAPSYPASTPGASPHHRRVPLSPLSLLAGPADARRSQQQLPKQFSPTMSPTLSSITQGVPLDTSKLSTDQRLPPYPYSSPSLVLPTQPHTPKSLQQPGLPSQSCSVQSSGGQPPGRQSHYGTPYPPGPSGHGQQSYHRPMSDFNLGNLEQFSMESPSASLVLDPPGFSEGPGFLGGEGPMGGPQDPHTFNHQNLTHCSRHGSGPNIILTGDSSPGFSKEIAAALAGVPGFEVSAAGLELGLGLEDELRMEPLGLEGLNMLSDPCALLPDPAVEESFRSDRLQ; this is encoded by the exons TTACAGGCCCAAAAACTGCGACTGGCATACACAAGGAGCTCTCATTATGGTGGGTCTCTGCCCAATGTTAACCAGATTGGCTCTGGCCTGGCCGAGTTCCAG AGCCCCCTCCACTCACCTTTGGATTCATCTCGGAGCACTCGGCACCATGGGCTGGTGGAACGGGTGCAGCGAGATCCTCGAAGAATGGTGTCCCCACTTCGCCGATACCCCCGC CACATTGACAGCTCTCCCTATAGTCCTGCCTACTTATCTCCTCCCCCAGAGTCTAGCTGGCGAAG GACGATGGCCTGGGGCAATTTCCCTGCAGAGAAGGGGCAGTTGTTTCGACTACCATCTGCACTTAACAG GTATTCTGGATGGTGAAATGGACCCCAAAG TCTTTCTCTTTCAAGTACCTGCTATTGAGGAGAACTTGCTAGATGACAAGCATTTGCTGAAGCCATGGGATGCTAAGAAG CTATCCTCATCCTCTTCCCGACCTCGGTCCTGTGAAGTCCCTGGAATTAA CATCTTTCCATCTCCTGACCAGCCTGTCAATGTGCCTGTCCTCCCACCTGCCATGAACACGGGGGGCTCCCTACCTGACCTCACCAACCTGCACTTTCCCCCACCACTGCCCACCCCCCTGGACCCTGAAGAGACAGCCTACCCTAGCCTGAGTGGGGGCAACAGTACCTCCAATTTGACCCACACCATGACTCACCTGGGCATCAGCAGGGGCATGGGCCTGGGCCCAGGCTATGATGCACCAG GACTTCATTCACCTCTCAGCCACCCATCCCTGCAGTCCTCCCTAAGCAATCCCAACCTCCAGGCTTCCCTGAGCAGTCCTCAGCCCCAGCTTCAGGGCTCCCACAGCCACCCctctctgcctgcctcctcctTGGCCCGCCATGCACTGCCCACCACCTCCCTGGGCCACCCCTCACTCAGTGCTCcggctctctcctcctcctcctccacttcaTCTCCTGTTTTGGGCGCCCCCTCTTACCCTGCTTCTACCCCTGGGGCCTCCCCCCACCACCGCCGTGTgcccctcagccccctgagtttGCTCGCGGGCCCAGCCGACGCCAGAAGGTCCCAACAGCAGCTGCCCAAACAGTTTTCGCCAACAATGTCACCCACCTTGTCTTCCATCACTCAG GGCGTCCCCCTGGATACCAGTAAACTGTCCACTGACCAGCGGTTACCCCCATACCCATACAGCTCCCCAAGTCTGGTTCTGCCTACCCAGCCCCACACCCCAAAGTCTCTACAGCAGCCAGGGCTGCCCTCTCAGTCTTGTTCAGTGCAGTCCTCAGGTGGGCAGCCCCCAGGCAGGCAGTCTCATTATGGGACACCGTACCCACCTGGGCCCAGTGGGCATGGGCAACAGTCTTACCACCGGCCAATGAGTGACTTCAACCTGGGGAAT CTGGAGCAGTTCAGCATGGAGAGCCCATCAGCCAGCCTGGTGCTGGATCCCCCTGGCTTTTCTGAAGGGCCTGGATTTTTAGGGGGTGAGGGGCCAATGGGTGGCCCCCAGGATCCCCACACCTTCAACCACCAGAACTTGACCCACTGTTCCCGCCATGGCTCAGGGCCTAACATCATCCTCACAG GGGACTCCTCTCCAGGTTTCTCTAAGGAGATTGCAGCAGCCCTGGCCGGAGTGCCTGGCTTTGAGGTGTCAGCAGCTGGATTGGAGCTAGGGCTTGGGCTAGAAGATGAGCTGCGCATGGAGCCACTGGGCCTGGAAGGGCTAAACATGCTGAGTGACCCCTGTGCCCTGCTGCCTGATCCTGCTGTGGAGGAGTCATTCCGCAGTGACCGGCTCCAATGA
- the CRTC2 gene encoding CREB-regulated transcription coactivator 2 isoform X5 yields MKSGGGRSYRPKNCDWHTQGALIMVGLCPMLTRLALAWPSSRAPSTHLWIHLGALGTMGWWNGCSEILEEWCPHFADTPATLTALPIVLPTYLLPQSLAGEGRWPGAISLQRRGSCFDYHLHLTGILDGEMDPKVPAIEENLLDDKHLLKPWDAKKLSSSSSRPRSCEVPGINIFPSPDQPVNVPVLPPAMNTGGSLPDLTNLHFPPPLPTPLDPEETAYPSLSGGNSTSNLTHTMTHLGISRGMGLGPGYDAPGLHSPLSHPSLQSSLSNPNLQASLSSPQPQLQGSHSHPSLPASSLARHALPTTSLGHPSLSAPALSSSSSTSSPVLGAPSYPASTPGASPHHRRVPLSPLSLLAGPADARRSQQQLPKQFSPTMSPTLSSITQGVPLDTSKLSTDQRLPPYPYSSPSLVLPTQPHTPKSLQQPGLPSQSCSVQSSGGQPPGRQSHYGTPYPPGPSGHGQQSYHRPMSDFNLGNLEQFSMESPSASLVLDPPGFSEGPGFLGGEGPMGGPQDPHTFNHQNLTHCSRHGSGPNIILTGDSSPGFSKEIAAALAGVPGFEVSAAGLELGLGLEDELRMEPLGLEGLNMLSDPCALLPDPAVEESFRSDRLQ; encoded by the exons TTACAGGCCCAAAAACTGCGACTGGCATACACAAGGAGCTCTCATTATGGTGGGTCTCTGCCCAATGTTAACCAGATTGGCTCTGGCCTGGCCGAGTTCCAG AGCCCCCTCCACTCACCTTTGGATTCATCTCGGAGCACTCGGCACCATGGGCTGGTGGAACGGGTGCAGCGAGATCCTCGAAGAATGGTGTCCCCACTTCGCCGATACCCCCGC CACATTGACAGCTCTCCCTATAGTCCTGCCTACTTATCTCCTCCCCCAGAGTCTAGCTGGCGAAG GACGATGGCCTGGGGCAATTTCCCTGCAGAGAAGGGGCAGTTGTTTCGACTACCATCTGCACTTAACAG GTATTCTGGATGGTGAAATGGACCCCAAAG TACCTGCTATTGAGGAGAACTTGCTAGATGACAAGCATTTGCTGAAGCCATGGGATGCTAAGAAG CTATCCTCATCCTCTTCCCGACCTCGGTCCTGTGAAGTCCCTGGAATTAA CATCTTTCCATCTCCTGACCAGCCTGTCAATGTGCCTGTCCTCCCACCTGCCATGAACACGGGGGGCTCCCTACCTGACCTCACCAACCTGCACTTTCCCCCACCACTGCCCACCCCCCTGGACCCTGAAGAGACAGCCTACCCTAGCCTGAGTGGGGGCAACAGTACCTCCAATTTGACCCACACCATGACTCACCTGGGCATCAGCAGGGGCATGGGCCTGGGCCCAGGCTATGATGCACCAG GACTTCATTCACCTCTCAGCCACCCATCCCTGCAGTCCTCCCTAAGCAATCCCAACCTCCAGGCTTCCCTGAGCAGTCCTCAGCCCCAGCTTCAGGGCTCCCACAGCCACCCctctctgcctgcctcctcctTGGCCCGCCATGCACTGCCCACCACCTCCCTGGGCCACCCCTCACTCAGTGCTCcggctctctcctcctcctcctccacttcaTCTCCTGTTTTGGGCGCCCCCTCTTACCCTGCTTCTACCCCTGGGGCCTCCCCCCACCACCGCCGTGTgcccctcagccccctgagtttGCTCGCGGGCCCAGCCGACGCCAGAAGGTCCCAACAGCAGCTGCCCAAACAGTTTTCGCCAACAATGTCACCCACCTTGTCTTCCATCACTCAG GGCGTCCCCCTGGATACCAGTAAACTGTCCACTGACCAGCGGTTACCCCCATACCCATACAGCTCCCCAAGTCTGGTTCTGCCTACCCAGCCCCACACCCCAAAGTCTCTACAGCAGCCAGGGCTGCCCTCTCAGTCTTGTTCAGTGCAGTCCTCAGGTGGGCAGCCCCCAGGCAGGCAGTCTCATTATGGGACACCGTACCCACCTGGGCCCAGTGGGCATGGGCAACAGTCTTACCACCGGCCAATGAGTGACTTCAACCTGGGGAAT CTGGAGCAGTTCAGCATGGAGAGCCCATCAGCCAGCCTGGTGCTGGATCCCCCTGGCTTTTCTGAAGGGCCTGGATTTTTAGGGGGTGAGGGGCCAATGGGTGGCCCCCAGGATCCCCACACCTTCAACCACCAGAACTTGACCCACTGTTCCCGCCATGGCTCAGGGCCTAACATCATCCTCACAG GGGACTCCTCTCCAGGTTTCTCTAAGGAGATTGCAGCAGCCCTGGCCGGAGTGCCTGGCTTTGAGGTGTCAGCAGCTGGATTGGAGCTAGGGCTTGGGCTAGAAGATGAGCTGCGCATGGAGCCACTGGGCCTGGAAGGGCTAAACATGCTGAGTGACCCCTGTGCCCTGCTGCCTGATCCTGCTGTGGAGGAGTCATTCCGCAGTGACCGGCTCCAATGA
- the CRTC2 gene encoding CREB-regulated transcription coactivator 2 isoform X1 — protein MATSGANGPGSATASASNPRKFSEKIALQKQRQAEETAAFEEVMMDIGSTRLQAQKLRLAYTRSSHYGGSLPNVNQIGSGLAEFQSPLHSPLDSSRSTRHHGLVERVQRDPRRMVSPLRRYPRHIDSSPYSPAYLSPPPESSWRRTMAWGNFPAEKGQLFRLPSALNRTSSDSALHTSVMNPSPQDTYPGPTPPSILPSRRGGILDGEMDPKVPAIEENLLDDKHLLKPWDAKKLSSSSSRPRSCEVPGINIFPSPDQPVNVPVLPPAMNTGGSLPDLTNLHFPPPLPTPLDPEETAYPSLSGGNSTSNLTHTMTHLGISRGMGLGPGYDAPGLHSPLSHPSLQSSLSNPNLQASLSSPQPQLQGSHSHPSLPASSLARHALPTTSLGHPSLSAPALSSSSSTSSPVLGAPSYPASTPGASPHHRRVPLSPLSLLAGPADARRSQQQLPKQFSPTMSPTLSSITQGVPLDTSKLSTDQRLPPYPYSSPSLVLPTQPHTPKSLQQPGLPSQSCSVQSSGGQPPGRQSHYGTPYPPGPSGHGQQSYHRPMSDFNLGNLEQFSMESPSASLVLDPPGFSEGPGFLGGEGPMGGPQDPHTFNHQNLTHCSRHGSGPNIILTGDSSPGFSKEIAAALAGVPGFEVSAAGLELGLGLEDELRMEPLGLEGLNMLSDPCALLPDPAVEESFRSDRLQ, from the exons TTACAGGCCCAAAAACTGCGACTGGCATACACAAGGAGCTCTCATTATGGTGGGTCTCTGCCCAATGTTAACCAGATTGGCTCTGGCCTGGCCGAGTTCCAG AGCCCCCTCCACTCACCTTTGGATTCATCTCGGAGCACTCGGCACCATGGGCTGGTGGAACGGGTGCAGCGAGATCCTCGAAGAATGGTGTCCCCACTTCGCCGATACCCCCGC CACATTGACAGCTCTCCCTATAGTCCTGCCTACTTATCTCCTCCCCCAGAGTCTAGCTGGCGAAG GACGATGGCCTGGGGCAATTTCCCTGCAGAGAAGGGGCAGTTGTTTCGACTACCATCTGCACTTAACAG GACAAGCTCTGACTCTGCCCTTCATACAAGTGTGATGAACCCCAGTCCCCAGGATACCTACCCAGGCCCCACACCTCCCAGCATCCTGCCCAGCCGACGTGGGG GTATTCTGGATGGTGAAATGGACCCCAAAG TACCTGCTATTGAGGAGAACTTGCTAGATGACAAGCATTTGCTGAAGCCATGGGATGCTAAGAAG CTATCCTCATCCTCTTCCCGACCTCGGTCCTGTGAAGTCCCTGGAATTAA CATCTTTCCATCTCCTGACCAGCCTGTCAATGTGCCTGTCCTCCCACCTGCCATGAACACGGGGGGCTCCCTACCTGACCTCACCAACCTGCACTTTCCCCCACCACTGCCCACCCCCCTGGACCCTGAAGAGACAGCCTACCCTAGCCTGAGTGGGGGCAACAGTACCTCCAATTTGACCCACACCATGACTCACCTGGGCATCAGCAGGGGCATGGGCCTGGGCCCAGGCTATGATGCACCAG GACTTCATTCACCTCTCAGCCACCCATCCCTGCAGTCCTCCCTAAGCAATCCCAACCTCCAGGCTTCCCTGAGCAGTCCTCAGCCCCAGCTTCAGGGCTCCCACAGCCACCCctctctgcctgcctcctcctTGGCCCGCCATGCACTGCCCACCACCTCCCTGGGCCACCCCTCACTCAGTGCTCcggctctctcctcctcctcctccacttcaTCTCCTGTTTTGGGCGCCCCCTCTTACCCTGCTTCTACCCCTGGGGCCTCCCCCCACCACCGCCGTGTgcccctcagccccctgagtttGCTCGCGGGCCCAGCCGACGCCAGAAGGTCCCAACAGCAGCTGCCCAAACAGTTTTCGCCAACAATGTCACCCACCTTGTCTTCCATCACTCAG GGCGTCCCCCTGGATACCAGTAAACTGTCCACTGACCAGCGGTTACCCCCATACCCATACAGCTCCCCAAGTCTGGTTCTGCCTACCCAGCCCCACACCCCAAAGTCTCTACAGCAGCCAGGGCTGCCCTCTCAGTCTTGTTCAGTGCAGTCCTCAGGTGGGCAGCCCCCAGGCAGGCAGTCTCATTATGGGACACCGTACCCACCTGGGCCCAGTGGGCATGGGCAACAGTCTTACCACCGGCCAATGAGTGACTTCAACCTGGGGAAT CTGGAGCAGTTCAGCATGGAGAGCCCATCAGCCAGCCTGGTGCTGGATCCCCCTGGCTTTTCTGAAGGGCCTGGATTTTTAGGGGGTGAGGGGCCAATGGGTGGCCCCCAGGATCCCCACACCTTCAACCACCAGAACTTGACCCACTGTTCCCGCCATGGCTCAGGGCCTAACATCATCCTCACAG GGGACTCCTCTCCAGGTTTCTCTAAGGAGATTGCAGCAGCCCTGGCCGGAGTGCCTGGCTTTGAGGTGTCAGCAGCTGGATTGGAGCTAGGGCTTGGGCTAGAAGATGAGCTGCGCATGGAGCCACTGGGCCTGGAAGGGCTAAACATGCTGAGTGACCCCTGTGCCCTGCTGCCTGATCCTGCTGTGGAGGAGTCATTCCGCAGTGACCGGCTCCAATGA
- the CRTC2 gene encoding CREB-regulated transcription coactivator 2 isoform X9 gives MATSGANGPGSATASASNPRKFSEKIALQKQRQAEETAAFEEVMMDIGSTRLQAQKLRLAYTRSSHYGGSLPNVNQIGSGLAEFQSPLHSPLDSSRSTRHHGLVERVQRDPRRMVSPLRRYPRHIDSSPYSPAYLSPPPESSWRRTMAWGNFPAEKGQLFRLPSALNRTSSDSALHTSVMNPSPQDTYPGPTPPSILPSRRGGILDGEMDPKVFLFQVPAIEENLLDDKHLLKPWDAKKLSSSSSRPRSCEVPGINIFPSPDQPVNVPVLPPAMNTGGSLPDLTNLHFPPPLPTPLDPEETAYPSLSGGNSTSNLTHTMTHLGISRGMGLGPGYDAPGLHSPLSHPSLQSSLSNPNLQASLSSPQPQLQGSHSHPSLPASSLARHALPTTSLGHPSLSAPALSSSSSTSSPVLGAPSYPASTPGASPHHRRVPLSPLSLLAGPADARRSQQQLPKQFSPTMSPTLSSITQGVPLDTSKLSTDQRLPPYPYSSPSLVLPTQPHTPKSLQQPGLPSQSCSVQSSGGQPPGRQSHYGTPYPPGPSGHGQQSYHRPMSDFNLGNLEQFSMESPSASLVLDPPGFSEGPGFLGGEGPMGGPQDPHTFNHQNLTHCSRHGSGPNIILTGDSSPGFSKEIAAALAGVPGFEVSAAGLELGLGLEDELRMEPLGLEGLNMLSDPCALLPDPAVEESFRSDRLQ, from the exons TTACAGGCCCAAAAACTGCGACTGGCATACACAAGGAGCTCTCATTATGGTGGGTCTCTGCCCAATGTTAACCAGATTGGCTCTGGCCTGGCCGAGTTCCAG AGCCCCCTCCACTCACCTTTGGATTCATCTCGGAGCACTCGGCACCATGGGCTGGTGGAACGGGTGCAGCGAGATCCTCGAAGAATGGTGTCCCCACTTCGCCGATACCCCCGC CACATTGACAGCTCTCCCTATAGTCCTGCCTACTTATCTCCTCCCCCAGAGTCTAGCTGGCGAAG GACGATGGCCTGGGGCAATTTCCCTGCAGAGAAGGGGCAGTTGTTTCGACTACCATCTGCACTTAACAG GACAAGCTCTGACTCTGCCCTTCATACAAGTGTGATGAACCCCAGTCCCCAGGATACCTACCCAGGCCCCACACCTCCCAGCATCCTGCCCAGCCGACGTGGGG GTATTCTGGATGGTGAAATGGACCCCAAAG TCTTTCTCTTTCAAGTACCTGCTATTGAGGAGAACTTGCTAGATGACAAGCATTTGCTGAAGCCATGGGATGCTAAGAAG CTATCCTCATCCTCTTCCCGACCTCGGTCCTGTGAAGTCCCTGGAATTAA CATCTTTCCATCTCCTGACCAGCCTGTCAATGTGCCTGTCCTCCCACCTGCCATGAACACGGGGGGCTCCCTACCTGACCTCACCAACCTGCACTTTCCCCCACCACTGCCCACCCCCCTGGACCCTGAAGAGACAGCCTACCCTAGCCTGAGTGGGGGCAACAGTACCTCCAATTTGACCCACACCATGACTCACCTGGGCATCAGCAGGGGCATGGGCCTGGGCCCAGGCTATGATGCACCAG GACTTCATTCACCTCTCAGCCACCCATCCCTGCAGTCCTCCCTAAGCAATCCCAACCTCCAGGCTTCCCTGAGCAGTCCTCAGCCCCAGCTTCAGGGCTCCCACAGCCACCCctctctgcctgcctcctcctTGGCCCGCCATGCACTGCCCACCACCTCCCTGGGCCACCCCTCACTCAGTGCTCcggctctctcctcctcctcctccacttcaTCTCCTGTTTTGGGCGCCCCCTCTTACCCTGCTTCTACCCCTGGGGCCTCCCCCCACCACCGCCGTGTgcccctcagccccctgagtttGCTCGCGGGCCCAGCCGACGCCAGAAGGTCCCAACAGCAGCTGCCCAAACAGTTTTCGCCAACAATGTCACCCACCTTGTCTTCCATCACTCAG GGCGTCCCCCTGGATACCAGTAAACTGTCCACTGACCAGCGGTTACCCCCATACCCATACAGCTCCCCAAGTCTGGTTCTGCCTACCCAGCCCCACACCCCAAAGTCTCTACAGCAGCCAGGGCTGCCCTCTCAGTCTTGTTCAGTGCAGTCCTCAGGTGGGCAGCCCCCAGGCAGGCAGTCTCATTATGGGACACCGTACCCACCTGGGCCCAGTGGGCATGGGCAACAGTCTTACCACCGGCCAATGAGTGACTTCAACCTGGGGAAT CTGGAGCAGTTCAGCATGGAGAGCCCATCAGCCAGCCTGGTGCTGGATCCCCCTGGCTTTTCTGAAGGGCCTGGATTTTTAGGGGGTGAGGGGCCAATGGGTGGCCCCCAGGATCCCCACACCTTCAACCACCAGAACTTGACCCACTGTTCCCGCCATGGCTCAGGGCCTAACATCATCCTCACAG GGGACTCCTCTCCAGGTTTCTCTAAGGAGATTGCAGCAGCCCTGGCCGGAGTGCCTGGCTTTGAGGTGTCAGCAGCTGGATTGGAGCTAGGGCTTGGGCTAGAAGATGAGCTGCGCATGGAGCCACTGGGCCTGGAAGGGCTAAACATGCTGAGTGACCCCTGTGCCCTGCTGCCTGATCCTGCTGTGGAGGAGTCATTCCGCAGTGACCGGCTCCAATGA